A genome region from Polyodon spathula isolate WHYD16114869_AA chromosome 19, ASM1765450v1, whole genome shotgun sequence includes the following:
- the LOC121294489 gene encoding D-glucuronyl C5-epimerase-like: protein MRCLAARVNYKTLIIICAIFTLVTVLLWNKCSSDSPSRFPRDQSLLDNRLWRESLEKRPAASESNSHAHNVPAPKQQQQQQQQQQQQSEEASPQEQQKAPPVVGVGNSNVNKVLGIKYEEIDCLINDENTIKGRREGNEVYLPFSWVEKYFEVYGKIAQYDGYERFEFSHSYSRVYAQREPYHRDGVFMSFEGYNVEVRDRVKCISGVEGVPLSTQWGPQGYFYPIQIAQYGLSHYSKNLTEKPPHIEVYESAEDRDSRQQSGWTAPRGCTISSVHDKTRSSTVKQFSAPEASDGVWLPLGNTKDFIISFDLRFVTNGSVSVVLETTEKNQQFVIHYVSNMQLIAFKDRDIYYGIGARTSWSTVTRDLVTDLKKGVGLSNTKAVKQTKIMPKQVVKIVLKGKGFIDNITISTTAHMAAFFAASDWLVRNQDERGGWPIMVTRKLGEGFKSLDPGWYSAMAQGQAMSTLVRAYLLTKDPVYLSAALKATAPYKRPSGQHGVKAVFMNKYDWYEEYPTTPSSFVLNGFIYSLIGLYDLKETAGEPLGREAQVLYSRGLESLKAMLPLYDTGSGTIYDLRHFMLGTAPNLARWDYHTTHINQLQLLGTVEDSPVFKDFVKRWKSYLKGGRAKHN, encoded by the exons ATGCGTTGTTTGGCAGCTCGCGTGAACTATAAGACTCTGATCATCATCTGCGCCATCTTCACCCTCGTGACTGTGCTGTTGTGGAACAAGTGCTCCAGTGACTCACCCAGCCGCTTCCCACGAGACCAGAGCCTGCTGGATAACAGGCTGTGGAGGGAGAGCTTAGAGAAGCGGCCAGCTGCCTCGGAGAGCAACAGCCATGCACACAATGTCCCTGCgccaaagcagcagcagcagcagcagcagcagcagcagcagcagtcggAGGAAGCGTCGCCCCAAGAGCAGCAGAAGGCTCCCCCGGTGGTGGGAGTGGGGAACAGCAACGTTAACAAAGTGCTGGGAATCAAATACGAAGAGATAGACTGCCTAATTAATGATGAGAACACAATCAAGGGCAGAAGGGAGGGGAACGAGGTCTATCTTCCCTTCAGCTGGGTCGAGAAGTATTTCGAAGTGTATGGGAAGATCGCACAGTACGATGGCTACGAGAGGTTTGAGTTCTCGCACAGCTACTCCAGAGTCTACGCCCAGCGGGAGCCCTACCACCGGGATGGGGTGTTCATGTCCTTCGAGGGGTACAACGTGGAGGTTCGGGACAGAGTGAAGTGCATCAGTGGAGTGGAAG GAGTTCCTCTGTCCACGCAGTGGGGGCCTCAAGGCTACTTCTACCCAATCCAGATCGCACAGTATGGGCTGAGTCACTACAGCAAGAACCTGACGGAGAAGCCCCCGCACATCGAAGTGTACGAGAGCGCCGAGGACAGAGACAGCAGGCAACAGAGTGGCTGGACCGCTCCCAGGGGATGCACCATCTCTTCAGTGCATGACAAAACCAGGTCCAGCACAGTCAAGCAGTTCAGTGCACCAG AAGCTTCAGATGGAGTCTGGCTGCCCCTTGGGAACACAAAAGATTTCATCATCTCGTTTGATCTCCGATTCGTGACAAACGGAAGCGTTTCAGTGGTCCTCGAGACGACTGAGAAGAACCAGCAGTTTGTTATCCACTACGTCTCCAACATGCAGCTTATAGCTTTCAAAGACAGGGACATCTACTATGGCATCGGGGCCAGGACTAGCTGGAGTACTGTCACGAGAGACCTGGTGACCGACCTAAAGAAAGGAGTTGGGCTTTCCAACACCAAGGCTGTCAAGCAGACTAAAATCATGCCCAAGCAGGTGGTTAAGATCGTGCTGAAAGGGAAAGGCTTCATCGATAACATCACCATATCCACGACCGCCCACATGGCAGCCTTCTTCGCCGCCAGTGATTGGCTGGTGAGGAACCAGGACGAGCGAGGGGGCTGGCCCATCATGGTGACACGGAAACTCGGGGAGGGCTTCAAGTCGCTGGACCCTGGCTGGTATTCCGCCATGGCGCAGGGACAGGCCATGTCCACGCTGGTTAGAGCCTATCTTCTTACTAAAGATCCGGTGTACCTCAGTGCCGCTCTCAAGGCAACAGCACCCTACAAACGGCCATCGGGGCAGCATGGCGTCAAGGCCGTGTTCATGAACAAGTACGACTGGTACGAAGAGTACCCCACCACCCCGAGCTCTTTCGTTTTAAATGGCTTCATTTACTCTTTGATTGGCCTCTACGACCTGAAAGAGACTGCAGGGGAGCCCCTGGGGCGGGAGGCTCAAGTGCTGTACAGCCGGGGCTTGGAGtccctcaaagccatgctgccgCTGTACGACACGGGCTCCGGCACCATCTACGACCTTCGGCACTTCATGCTGGGGACGGCGCCCAACCTGGCACGCTGGGACTATCACACCACGCACATCAACCAGCTGCAGCTGCTGGGCACTGTGGAGGACTCGCCTGTCTTCAAAGACTTTGTCAAGCGCTGGAAGAGCTACCTGAAAGGAGGCAGGGCAAAGCACAACTAG